One region of Olleya sp. Hel_I_94 genomic DNA includes:
- a CDS encoding sensor histidine kinase has product MINTLNFIQTQATSTQSERYLLIYMIGVLIVVTTLVVLFFIVFQKRKNTLLLDKILQQRAFDLELSNAQTEIQEQTLKNIGWELHDNVGQLLAAASMQLNILKTKLNVDGNENFAEASDFVKQSLKEVRMLSRSLNNEVILNIGFEQSITNELNRLKKMKFASAELQVKGIVVPFNDKKHEIIIFRILQEFFSNTVKYSEAKNLTVTLNYLADKLILVATDDGKGFDINTVQEGSGLLNMKSRAQLINTNYNLTSKPGSGVKLQLEYPLIKQA; this is encoded by the coding sequence ATGATTAATACTTTAAATTTTATACAAACACAGGCAACCTCTACACAGTCAGAACGTTATTTGCTAATTTATATGATTGGTGTGCTTATTGTGGTAACCACCTTGGTAGTATTGTTTTTTATAGTATTTCAAAAAAGAAAAAACACACTACTGTTAGATAAAATTTTACAACAACGCGCTTTTGATTTAGAGCTATCAAATGCACAAACCGAAATACAAGAGCAAACCCTAAAAAATATTGGTTGGGAGCTTCACGATAACGTAGGTCAGTTGTTAGCAGCAGCTAGCATGCAACTTAATATCCTTAAAACTAAATTAAATGTTGACGGAAACGAAAACTTTGCTGAAGCCTCAGATTTTGTAAAACAGAGTTTAAAAGAAGTTAGGATGTTATCACGATCGTTAAATAATGAGGTGATACTAAATATTGGTTTTGAACAGTCCATTACCAATGAGTTAAACCGACTTAAAAAAATGAAATTTGCTTCTGCAGAATTACAAGTAAAAGGGATAGTAGTTCCTTTTAATGATAAAAAGCACGAGATTATTATATTCAGAATTTTACAAGAGTTTTTTTCCAATACAGTTAAATATTCTGAAGCAAAAAACTTGACAGTAACCTTAAATTATCTGGCAGATAAATTAATTTTAGTAGCAACAGATGATGGTAAAGGATTTGATATAAATACAGTACAAGAAGGATCAGGTTTATTAAACATGAAAAGTCGTGCCCAACTTATTAATACCAACTACAATTTAACTTCAAAACCAGGAAGTGGTGTTAAGTTGCAATTAGAGTATCCCTTAATAAAACAAGCTTAA